One Aquarana catesbeiana isolate 2022-GZ linkage group LG06, ASM4218655v1, whole genome shotgun sequence genomic region harbors:
- the LOC141147413 gene encoding taste receptor type 2 member 7-like, whose amino-acid sequence MLSPHSLSILVSSVLGLVLAIPSNTCIVMGNLDIIRKKGKLSPTDVIFLAKGIVNILLQCMLSIEGMIHALCPAFLSVKKCNGFMNTSLYALMYYNFWLTFWLSTHYCTSITNLSYGFFIWLKRIVSNFLSQLLFLTALGMFIVRVPGSLAVNAESTQSSENITEDSYKTLHEMFSYVVPANFLGIILPFCLSLLCLVLTFSFLIRHVWRVKNNESGSTRPNLQAHVTALRTIFFLLLISTFFCMSQVDIFFLNSPTFPTVFWNLQILSPSVEAAVIFQASNKLRRIILRRFWTRSQNTEI is encoded by the coding sequence ATGTTGTCTCCACACTCCTTATCTATTTTAGTCTCTTCAGTCTTGGGACTTGTCTTGGCAATCCCTTCTAACACTTGTATTGTGATGGGTAACCTGGACATCATCAGAAAGAAAGGGAAGTTGAGTCCCACCGATGTGATCTTTCTGGCTAAGGGAATTGTGAATATTCTTCTCCAGTGTATGCTGAGTATAGAGGGAATGATCCATGCCTTATGTCCGGCATTCTTATCTGTTAAAAAATGTAATGGATTTATGAACACATCACTTTACGCCCTAATGTATTATAACTTCTGGTTGACGTTCTGGCTCTCCACTCATTACTGTACCAGCATCACCAATCTCAGCTATGGGTTCTTCATCTGGTTAAAGAGAATTGTGTCCAATTTCCTGAGTCAACTTCTATTCCTGACAGCACTTGGGATGTTCATTGTGAGAGTCCCGGGCTCCttagctgtcaatgcagaaagtaCCCAGTCTTCTGAGAACATAACAGAAGACTCTTATAAAACTCTCCATGAAATGTTTTCCTATGTTGTGCCTGCAAACTTCCTGGGCATCATTCTGCCATTCTGCCTTAGTCTTCTGTGCCTGGTCCTCACTTTCTCCTTTCTGATCAGACACGTCTGGAGGGTGAAGAATAATGAATCTGGATCAACACGTCCAAATCTTCAGGCTCATGTCACTGCACTGAGGACAATCTTCTTCTTACTTCTCATTTCCACATTCTTCTGCATGTCTcaagtggacattttttttttaaattccccaaCATTCCCAACagtcttttggaatttacaaatattaTCTCCATCGGTGGAGGCTGCCGTCATCTTCCAGGCCAGCAACAAGTTGAGAAGGATCATTCTGAGAAGATTCTGGACCAGAAGCCAGAACACTGAGATTTAA